In Zingiber officinale cultivar Zhangliang chromosome 9B, Zo_v1.1, whole genome shotgun sequence, the genomic window GAACAGTTCTTGAACTGATTCAACGATAAGTTAGATTAGTGCTCATTATCATCCTGtatggaaaaatatatttttttttaaaaaagcaaTAATCTGAAATATCTACAACACACATATAGATTTATCAAACATGTTAAGGAATGAGATATTACATAACTTTGTACTAAAGTCAGTTAAGGAATGAGATCCATGTTGTCTTTCCTAAATACTTGGGGAAAAAATAAGGTTTGGTGATGAGAATAACAAtgatatatataatcaaacacaTTAATTGGTAAGATACAAATATGATCACTCCTCAATAATCTAACTGAAAATCTTAATGAGAATGCCTATTTTCCATTCACAATTTCCACTGAAAGATAGGCGAGATGTGAGAAATGCTTACCCACAATTATAGACAACATTATGAATGACGTTAAAACCACTTCTCTGGTCAACAATCGGCAGAAAGCACTCATCCAAAATGGCTAGAGCAACAGCAATCTTCAAGTTGCATTCTGCCATTTGATGCAACTCCAACTTATACATAGAAGCATCCTCATCAAATCGCCTAATAATGCTCCATGAAAATCCAGCTCCCAAGTCATTCTTGGTCCCAAGAATCTTCTGCAATCCTTCAAAAACCTGCAGTTAGAAAAGGCAGCGCTGGATCATTATTAGAACAGCTAGAGTATAGAACCAAAATCTTGATAGAATAAGACTGGGGGATTAAGTTTTGTAACTTctcaaaaaatgaatttttataatCTGCTTGGTCATACATTCCGACAAACGTTTATGTGAAATATAATGATTCTGCATTAGGCAGATGCAACTTTGCATAAATCAATCACCACTGCATAAATTTACAGTGTTAGTAAAACATAAAATCTTAGCAAAATCTCATATGCCTTCAGTTCAGCATGCAAAAGCAAGCATGGGAACTAAATCTTTACCCATAACCTGGTTAAATTGTTGAGATAGAAGCTAGTATCAACCCCTTCTTGATTGTCAAGAAATTGTCAAGATTAAATAGGACAAAAGAAGAATGATTTATGCAGACATAAATTTGGACGGTCAAGCCTATTTCCTCTTAGCCCTCcctccatattttttttttttggaaacacTAATACCTATATTGCAACTGAGCAATACTACATTAAGAAATTGCCATATTTTATCCTATATggtaatgtaattatatagtagGTTGATCTAAAAGATCCTCATATAATAGGTTGATCTAACAGATCCTTCTCTAACACAGCACTGATTTGCTTGAAAAAAGAAAACTAAGTTTGACATCAAATAGAATATCACCCAATGGATGAATAATCAGGTCTATGGAAACAAATATTTGCTAAGATTACATTATTGTTCATAAGCAAACATATATCATTCTGTTGTGACTTTAAATAAAATGCCCTTCTTGAAGATTTGAGCTATTGCAACAATGaccataaaaaaaattcaaacaataaaATTATCAAGGCTCGATATAGAAAAGATGGGCAAAACCCACCACTTTATACCTTTCTGCAACTTTGGGTACAAAAAGCACTACTCAGGTTCAATGAAATGGGAGAAATTGATTCAAATTGAGCAACACAATCCTGATGATCTGCAAAATTCAAGGCGCCTAGCAATAAGTTTCTTCATTCTTTGAACATTACTAAACTTAAAATGTGAAGACCAAAATATAGAGTTTAGTTATTCCATACATTTTGCCTCACACTGGCTGCATGAGAGTAATGAAGAATCAATTCCATTGGTTTTTTTAGTAGAATCCATAGAAATTTCACCACAGTATCTGCAGCAGCACTTTGTACAGTGCCACACTCCATGAGGAAGCATCTACAAAAAAACACATTAAAAAATTGAGCCAAACAGGCATGTCGCACCACCTACATGGCTACTACTACCTGTTCAAATATTGAAAGCTTATTTTATTTAACCCACCTCCAAACCCAAACAACTGACATGGGATGTTGAAGGACAATTATCACAACAGATCAAATCACCGCTGCCACCACACATTGCACAAAAGTCATCATTGGGTTGATCACTACTTACATCAACACTACAAAATCCTTGATGGCCTGACTGTTCATGTTTTTTCCATGCTTCTAATTGACACTGCAAGAGGGAGACACCTCTAtcttccaaatatatatatagtgatgGCTGAAGAAGTCTGCTCCCAGCATGAAGCTCAAACTTAGATGCAGTAACAATTTTAGTACAACAGCTGCACCTAATGCCCTCTCTTGTTATCCAGCCTCTCAATTTTGTTTCATTTCTCCTCTTGttcatgtattttattttttcatttatagACAGGATTCCAAGATCTATCATCCATGAGAAAACTGTCCTCTTCCATTTATATGGAACAAAACCATCGTCTTCAGTTTCTGCATCCTGATTGCTGCCACGAGCTAATAGAGCACACACTCTATGTTTGCTTTTTCCTATTTGGAAGTGATTATGAGCTATGGAACTAACTATTGTTTTTGTGTCTAAATCTGTAGAGCTGTTTATGTTTATTCTGTCTGTGATTCCGTCAGACATCTCTGTAGTTTCCGTAACACTAGGTTGCCTCCTATTGTCAAACCTTTCCTCTGAATTCTTCTTTTGACCACTTTGGGCTTCTTCTAGCGCTTCCTTCCTTTTTCTCTTGTTAACAATATTCCTCTTCAGTACATTTAGGGAATCTATAGGTATATTATAGTCACTACCAAGAAATGCTTTAGACAGCCTTGCAGGGCCCTCACTCTTCCCATTGTTTTCTCTATTCAGTTCTTCCTGATACACAGCATAAGCCTTTGTGATTGACCAATAACTACCTCGTCCTTTAGGAGGTATGTAAACAGAATCTACATACTTGCTGCCTTTCCTTGGCCTTAGATCTATCCTCCAACCGGCATTTATAAGTATTTCTTTTAACTGATCTTTCAGTTCCCTTTTATGAATTTTTGAATTGGAAAAATCCCTTAATTTAGTGTCAGTCTTATTGTTTTGCATATTTGTTCTCTTTTTCCCTCTTTTTGGCAGTGAAATCTCCAACTCTCTCATTTGTTCACCGGATCTGCTTTCCAAAGTTATATCAGTGTTTGTCTCTCTCAATATAGTTCCTGCGCATGATCTTTCAAGTGATTGTGTGTCTGCAGAAAGGGTTGTTGGATTCAGCATTTCATGAGTAGAAACCACTGGAAACCCCAGAGTCTTTGATCTTTGCTCATAAAAATCTTTGGCACAGAAATTCTCAAGTCCATCAGCTTTCTTATTGAGGAAGACCCTCAAGACACCGCCTTTTCCTTGCACCCTGAGAACATCACTTTCGTGTCGAGTAATGTCAGTATGCAAATTATTATCAACAGCAAAAATGTTGTTAACATCTCCTATCCTCTCCCTTCTCGTTTTCTTTGCAGAAAGTTGAGCAACAGCTGGTTTTCTACTGCTCTTCCCCTCCAAATCCGACTTGATCGTTTCATCAGAATCCAGAACTTCATATGGCTTGGCAACATGAGCCCTCAAAACATTCttcctatttttctcttcccaaGCAACTCCATAACTGTCACCACAATGCATCCTCTCTCCTTTCTGCGCACCACGAGCCGTTCTCCAATGCTTAGCCAAACAATCATCCGAATTGCAATCACTCACACCCAACCTCCTCTTCTCGTCGACCTCCCTGCTTGCTTTCCTCTTCCTCATGCCTCCGCTCTCCTCCTCAAAAGACATCACAGTAAAAC contains:
- the LOC122022851 gene encoding uncharacterized protein LOC122022851, producing MSFEEESGGMRKRKASREVDEKRRLGVSDCNSDDCLAKHWRTARGAQKGERMHCGDSYGVAWEEKNRKNVLRAHVAKPYEVLDSDETIKSDLEGKSSRKPAVAQLSAKKTRRERIGDVNNIFAVDNNLHTDITRHESDVLRVQGKGGVLRVFLNKKADGLENFCAKDFYEQRSKTLGFPVVSTHEMLNPTTLSADTQSLERSCAGTILRETNTDITLESRSGEQMRELEISLPKRGKKRTNMQNNKTDTKLRDFSNSKIHKRELKDQLKEILINAGWRIDLRPRKGSKYVDSVYIPPKGRGSYWSITKAYAVYQEELNRENNGKSEGPARLSKAFLGSDYNIPIDSLNVLKRNIVNKRKRKEALEEAQSGQKKNSEERFDNRRQPSVTETTEMSDGITDRININSSTDLDTKTIVSSIAHNHFQIGKSKHRVCALLARGSNQDAETEDDGFVPYKWKRTVFSWMIDLGILSINEKIKYMNKRRNETKLRGWITREGIRCSCCTKIVTASKFELHAGSRLLQPSLYIYLEDRGVSLLQCQLEAWKKHEQSGHQGFCSVDVSSDQPNDDFCAMCGGSGDLICCDNCPSTSHVSCLGLEMLPHGVWHCTKCCCRYCGEISMDSTKKTNGIDSSLLSCSQCEAKYHQDCVAQFESISPISLNLSSAFCTQSCRKVFEGLQKILGTKNDLGAGFSWSIIRRFDEDASMYKLELHQMAECNLKIAVALAILDECFLPIVDQRSGFNVIHNVVYNCGSNFNRLNYKSFCTIILERGDEIISAASIRIHGTRLAEMPFIGTRNMYRRQGMCRRLLGGIESLLCSLNVEKLVISSIPELQDAWTKVFGFKPLNGFQEKEIRSANILVFPGTYLFDKTLPKMLSPEKPTPVPGVVTIENDVEQ